Proteins encoded in a region of the Phoenix dactylifera cultivar Barhee BC4 chromosome 3, palm_55x_up_171113_PBpolish2nd_filt_p, whole genome shotgun sequence genome:
- the LOC103702080 gene encoding uncharacterized protein LOC103702080 produces the protein MISNENGEHKDEIQEELERGTTGTRMRLVDYIPIYIPTVEKGLLDQSHQKKRFLDFLRAHPSKDWFLRSGFVGRLSPFSFVRRNGTPGHESSPPDPAPGGARRRFRVPFVRKINWAALIRYFKKWIKNPANMALLIWLIFVAAGLIILGLLMLGILDGAIPSSSQRKRWTEIVNQILNALFTIMCLYQHPKLFHQLVLLFRWGSPDKVELRKIYCKDGAQRPHERAHMMLVVILLHLTCFAQYVMCGLYWGYTRKTRPDWALNLCIGVGIAAPVIAGVYTVYSPLGRRYGESETEEESQHQAATTTQPDDSELKIFSRRVVVTSPEWIGGLFDCWDDLTVCYLSFFCTFCVFGWNMERLGFGNMYVHIVTFILLLIAPFWVFNVSALNVHDDTIKYIVAISGIVLCFFGLLYGGFWRIQMRKRFKLPANPFCCGYPSVTDCMQWLFCWSCSLAQEVRTGNFYDIEDESFYQKVTGEDGRQVLVPLPREGGSGMRSYSCPPKIEPANLQMSSDISTDARISITLERSSTSGKVYAMRPPLPPLIQLEDS, from the coding sequence ATGATCTCAAATGAGAATGGAGAGCACAAAGATGAAATCCAGGAGGAACTGGAGAGAGGAACAACAGGCACCAGAATGAGGCTTGTGGATTACATCCCCATCTACATTCCGACAGTTGAGAAGGGACTCTTGGATCAGAGCCACCAGAAGAAAAGATttctagattttctaagagcccATCCATCCAAAGATTGGTTTCTTAGGTCTGGTTTTGTCGGTAGACTGTCTCCTTTCTCCTTCGTAAGGCGAAATGGAACCCCAGGTCATGAGTCCTCTCCTCCTGATCCAGCTCCTGGCGGTGCCCGACGGCGTTTCCGTGTGCCATTTGTCAGGAAAATCAACTGGGCAGCTTTGATCAGATACTTCAAGAAATGGATAAAGAATCCTGCGAACATGGCTCTTCTTATTTGGTTGATCTTTGTTGCTGCGGGCCTCATCATTCTTGGTCTGCTCATGCTTGGAATACTAGATGGAGCAATACCAAGTAGCTCCCAAAGAAAGAGATGGACCGAAATCGTCAATCAAATACTAAATGCACTCTTTACAATTATGTGTTTATATCAACATCCAAAATTGTTCCACCAGCTAGTTCTTCTATTCAGGTGGGGATCGCCCGACAAGGTGGAGCTAAGGAAAATCTACTGCAAGGATGGAGCGCAGCGACCTCATGAAAGGGCTCATATGATGCTAGTTGTGATCCTCCTCCATCTCACTTGTTTTGCTCAGTATGTCATGTGTGGCCTTTACTGGGGTTACACAAGGAAGACCCGACCGGACTGGGCACTAAATCTCTGCATTGGAGTAGGAATTGCAGCACCAGTTATTGCTGGTGTGTATACTGTTTATAGCCCTTTAGGTCGAAGATACGGCGAGTCCGAAACCGAAGAAGAATCTCAGCATCAGGCAGCCACAACTACCCAACCAGATGATTCTGAACTGAAGATATTTAGCAGAAGGGTTGTGGTAACTAGTCCGGAGTGGATTGGGGGACTATTTGATTGCTGGGATGACCTCACCGTATGCTATCTTTCCTTCTTCTGTACCTTCTGTGTCTTTGGGTGGAACATGGAAAGGCTTGGGTTCGGCAATATGTATGTTCATATAGTCACTTTTATACTACTCCTCATTGCTCCTTTCTGGGTCTTTAATGTGTCTGCCCTCAATGTCCACGATGATACCATTAAGTACATAGTGGCGATATCCGGCATAgtgctgtgtttctttgggctACTCTATGGAGGATTTTGGAGGATTCAGATGAGGAAGAGGTTCAAACTTCCAGCCAATCCTTTCTGTTGTGGCTATCCATCGGTGACTGATTGCATGCAGTGGCTCTTCTGCTGGTCATGCTCACTAGCTCAGGAGGTGAGGACAGGAAATTTTTATGATATTGAGGATGAGAGCTTTTATCAGAAGGTTACCGGTGAGGACGGTCGACAAGTCCTGGTTCCTTTGCCCCGGGAAGGCGGGTCTGGAATGCGTAGCTACTCTTGCCCACCCAAAATTGAGCCAGCTAATCTACAAATGTCTAGTGATATATCAACAGATGCTAGGATTTCAATTACCCTTGAGAGATCATCTACATCCGGGAAGGTTTATGCAATGAGACCACCTCTTCCACCACTAATTCAACTAGAAGACAGCTAG
- the LOC120110165 gene encoding uncharacterized protein LOC120110165, with protein sequence MLSNGNEYTKEILRELELGTNSDATELIESIRVSIPSVNQTELSYPKNHKRRFLDFLRADLSRDWFKKLGFSSPLTILQRTVDEREEISLSVSSPVGTQQHFHINFIRKINWASLVDICKEWIKHPMNAALLIWLVCVAISASMLGLLLLGLLDKAFPTKSSRNHWIEINNQVLNALFTLMSLYQHPNLFHHFVLLCRWRSEDIIRLRKTYCKSGAYRPHEWAHMMVVLVLLHITCFSQYALCGLYWGYTRTRRPEFAENFFVVLGTATTIIAGAYTVYSPLGREYNSDSDEESPRRNSSADVKHYNMVGLALNDRRVVVSEPEWAGGLFDCGDDITVSCLSLFCTFCVFGWNMERLGFGNMYVHIVTFLLLCAAPFWIFNISALKIHDQVIGDMVGTAGIVLCAFGLVYGGFWRIQMRKRFKLPGNTPCLGSPSLTDYAQWMFCWACSLAQEVRTGNLYDVEDGSLYRKQLEGDEESSPFLTPLPRERGLSTKFGTDGASQFPISYPAKLPNSTGVGEEHGIQIDQLHVMQVESSILASDDALRPPVRPLIPSLKKVGDGNSAAPPHFPHLQARDDSSASIQNG encoded by the coding sequence AATTCAGATGCCACCGAACTCATTGAAAGCATTCGTGTTTCCATTCCATCAGTTAATCAAACGGAATTATCATATCCGAAAAATCACAAGAGACGATTTCTCGATTTCTTGAGGGCTGATCTCTCAAGAGACTGGTTTAAGAAACTAGGATTCTCTTCCCCATTAACCATCCTCCAGCGAACTGTggatgaaagagaggagatttcGCTTTCAGTTTCTTCTCCTGTTGGCACGCAACAGCATTTCCATATCAACTTTATCAGGAAAATCAACTGGGCTTCTCTTGTGGATATCTGCAAGGAATGGATAAAGCATCCCATGAATGCTGCTCttcttatttggttagtatgTGTTGCCATCTCTGCCTCTATGCTGGGCCTACTCCTGCTTGGACTGCTAGATAAAGCATTCCCCACAAAATCCTCGAGAAATCATTGGATTGAGATCAACAACCAAGTTCTCAATGCTCTCTTCACGCTCATGAGTCTATATCAACATCCAAATCTGTTCCACCACTTTGTTCTTCTATGCAGATGGAGATCAGAAGACATCATAAGACTTAGAAAAACATATTGCAAGAGTGGAGCTTACCGACCTCACGAGTGGGCTCATATGATGGTGGTTCTTGTGCTCCTCCACATCACCTGTTTCTCTCAGTATGCCTTGTGTGGACTCTACTGGGGATATACAAGGACACGACGACCAGAATTTGCTGAAAATTTCTTTGTTGTTCTCGGCACTGCGACAACCATCATTGCCGGTGCCTACACTGTATACAGTCCTCTTGGCAGGGAGTACAATTCTGACTCGGATGAAGAATCACCACGTCGAAATTCTAGTGCTGATGTTAAGCACTATAATATGGTCGGCTTGGCGTTGAACGATCGAAGAGTTGTAGTGAGCGAACCAGAGTGGGCAGGGGGGCTATTTGATTGTGGGGATGATATTACTGTGAGCTGCCTTTCCTTATTCTGTACTTTCTGCGTCTTTGGTTGGAACATGGAAAGGCTTGGATTTGGGAACATGTATGTCCATATTGTCACCTTCCTTCTCCTGTGTGCTGCTCCATTCTGGATTTTCAACATTTCAGCGCTGAAAATTCATGACCAAGTTATTGGTGATATGGTGGGGACTGCAGGGATAGTTCTCTGCGCCTTTGGTTTGGTTTATGGTGGTTTCTGGAGGATCCAGATgaggaaaagattcaaacttccTGGGAATACTCCATGTCTCGGCTCCCCCTCGCTGACCGATTACGCCCAGTGGATGTTTTGCTGGGCTTGTTCTCTAGCTCAGGAAGTGCGCACAGGAAATTTATATGATGTGGAAGATGGCAGCCTCTACAGAAAGCAATTGGAAGGTGATGAAGAGAGCAGTCCTTTTCTAACTCCTCTACCTCGTGAGAGGGGATTAAGTACAAAGTTTGGAACAGATGGTGCCTCTCAGTTTCCAATCTCCTACCCTGCTAAGTTGCCAAATTCGACGGGGGTGGGAGAGGAGCATGGCATTCAAATTGATCAGCTGCATGTGATGCAGGTGGAGTCTTCCATATTAGCTTCTGATGATGCATTGAGACCACCTGTTCGACCATTAATACCGTCATTGAAGAAAGTTGGTGATGGTAATTCAGCTGCACCACCACATTTTCCCCATTTACAGGCACGGGATGATTCATCAGCTTCCATTCAGAATGGCTGA